Genomic segment of Salvia hispanica cultivar TCC Black 2014 chromosome 2, UniMelb_Shisp_WGS_1.0, whole genome shotgun sequence:
ttttgatttttttatgttagttttttattacttCTGTTTATAAGTTGCTTTTGATTTGTCGATGATCTTCCTTTGTGATTGAGTGAGTAAATtttttccactaacttttctgACCTGCATGTCCAATTTGCAGTTGATTGTTTTGTAGTATGATGTATCCTTTGAAACTCTATTTTACATTTCGtctatttgataatttgatcTGGTTTGCAAGATAGAAGTTAAAGGTTAGACTAGAATTAGATATTACACTATttaaaaagtactactccctccgttccgcaaataggagttattggttaatgtgtttaattaaagagaaaaaaaataggtgTAAGTACTAAAATAGAGGGGggaaaaagatgaatattttaataggagggagaaaaagtggtttGATGTATTATTTGGAGAGAAGAAGTTTCCAACAAATAAGTGTCATCCTAgctgaaacaaaataaaaaggaaaatatgtcatcttaagtATCTTAAGTGAGACTGATAGAGtacaattcaaaattatcattttattctatGTTTCAATTTGAGTAAGGAACATGATTATCAATCATATACATTAACATTTAAGCTTAcattatacatttaaaatatttcatcaaaatcttaaattggtataacatattttaaatttatataaaatatttcattagtATTTCAAGTTAATACCTTATCATACATTGAGTTAATACAataaacaagaagaaaatgtaTTAACTTGAAAGACTATTGAAACTTTATGCATGATTAATATAAACTGAAAATTTATGTTCTCCGTTTCcgcccgtggacgtagccaacgcaacgttggtgaaccacgtaaatatGTGTCTTCCTTACGTTTCTATTTATCTCAATTACACAATAGCTCTATTCTGACAcagcaataaaaaataatttggtcTGCTTCTTTAATCACATTAGTTTGGTCTGCTTCAGTGAATTCACATCGAAATCACATTAGTATTGGCTGCTTCTTTAATCAGATactgacaaaataaaaccaaagGCAAGACGTGGGCTTTGATTCCCGCAAACCAAAAACCAGTGTGCTTTGTTACAATTAAGAAACACAAGGTTGAAATAATCACAGCATTAAACAAAATCAGAAAgtaggaagaaaaaaaaaatgcaggCTTTGCCCCTTTAGCTTTTTCTGTCTATAAATACCacagagagaaagagagtgaaGAGTGTCTGTTCTGCTTCTTCCCTTCCCCTGCGGCTTTGCCGGTTAAGAGCGTCTTGTGCTTCCTTCCCAAAATGGCctcttttccctctcttttcCTTCTCCTCTCCCTAGCCCTTCTCCTCTCCTCTCACTGCAATGCCAAACGCGGCACCTCCTCCCACCACCGCCACCCCCGCTCCGCCTCCCACAACTACAGAGACGCCCTCACCAAATCCCTCATCTTTTTCGAGGGCCAGAGATCGGGAAAGCTCCCTCCCAATCAGAGAATCACTTGGAGGAAAGATTCTGGCCTCTCAGATGGCGCTGCAATGCAcgtatgtttttctttcttgtctctctctctctgtttttttatttaaaaatgcaatctttGAGCTAGATTTTGCTTGTTTTTGGCTCTGCTTATGGTGGGTGGAATGCGCCaagtttacatttttttcttgcATTATGTCTTAAATTGAGAGATTTGAAGTTTGATTTGAAAAGCAACATCTTGAAATTTGTTGCTTCACTTGCCTGATTTTCAAGTAACATACCGTGAGAGTGATTACATCGAAGGTTAAGAGTCTAAATGGGGCAATGTAGGTGAAATTTTTTGCAATAACATATTTGGAATCTTGCactttttccttaattttgAGGTTTCTAGTAAGTAGTTAGGCTTTGGTTCCCTAGTTGAAGGCTTTAAATGACAATGCAGGTTGATTTGGTGGGAGGATACTACGATGCAGGGGACAATGTTAAGTTCGGATTTCCCATGGCTTTCACTACGACGATGCTCTCGTGGAGTGTGATCGAGTTCGGAGGCCTAATGAAGGGGGAGCTGCAGCACGCCAAGGAGGCCATCAAGTGGGCAACTGACTATCTCCTCAAAGCCACAGTTCATCCTGACACCATCTATGTGCAGGTCCAACATTGTTGCCATCAGTGCTTGATTGTGTGAAATGGGATTctgatttcttgattttattcgCAGGTAGGAGATGCTGGCAAGGATCACGCTTGTTGGGAGAGGCCTGAGGATATGGACACACCAAGGAGTGTGGTCAAGATTGACAAGAACACCCCCGGCACTGAGGTTGCTGCTGAGACAGCTGCTGCTCTTGCTGCTGCTTCCTTGGTTTTCCGGAGGAGTGATCCTAATTACTCCAAGGTTCTTGCACGAAGGGCTATTCGGGTATATGTTAAAACCTTGTAGTAATATGCTAAGAGGATTGAGTTTGATCATGAGGGTCCTGTTAATGCTGATGCATTTGTGGTTTGTGTTTAGGTTTTCGAGTTTGCTGATAAGCACCGGGGCGCATATAGTAATGGTCTGAGGCGTTACGTGTGCCCTTATTACTGTGATTTCTCCGGCTTTCAGGTAGAAAGAAACACTGGTTCTTGAAAGCTCCCTAGTTCTTGGAATCTGTATTTGAGGTTGTGTTTGTTGATTTGTTGAAGGATGAGCTGCTGTGGGGTGCTGCTTGGCTGCACAGAGCCACGAGAAACCCGACTTATCTCAGCTACATTAAGGCGAACGGACAGACACTTGGAGCCGATGAAACTGACAACACATTTGGTTGGGACAACAAGCATGTTGGAGCTAGAATCCTTATCTCCAAGGTTGTTTTTTGAggtttaaattttaactttttctgAGAATACAGAGTCTGATTGTTGTTTTTTCGCAGGCTTATCTCGTCCAAAATGTCCAGCCTCTCCATGACTACAAAAGCCATGCTGATAACTTCATTTGCTCTCTGCTCCCAGGAACACCCTACTCTTCTGCTCAATACACCCGTGGTTCGTTCCAAATCCAGCAAAAACACATTGTGCTCGAATTTGCTAGGCTTATTAACCTTGGCTTTGAAACAGGTGGTCTGTTGTTCAAGATGAATGATAGCAATATGCAGTATGTGACATCCACTTCCTTCCTTCTCGTGACGTACGCCAAGTACTTGACCACGTCGCACAGGGTTGTGAACTGTGGTGGCGCCACCGTCACTCCGAAGAGGCTCCGTGCATTCGCCAAGAAACAGgcatgaaattaaatgatctTTCCATCAGTTCCTCATATTTAGTCTATGCATATGTTGTTCTAGTGTCTAAAGATGttgcaatttttaaaattgggcAGGTGGACTACTTGCTAGGAGACAATCCGATGAAAATGTCGTTCATGGTGGGGTACGGTTCGAGATATCCTATGCGCATCCACCATAGGGGTTCGTCCCTCCCTTCCGTTAATGTTCATCCATCGAAGATCCAATGCTCCTCCGGCTTCTCGGTCATGAGCTCACAATCTCCGAACCCTAACATCCTAACTGGGGCAGTCGTTGGAGGGCCGGATCAGAATGATCGCTTCCCGGATCAACGCGACGATTACGAGCAATCGGAACCCGCTACCTACATCAATGCACCCCTAGTTGGAGCATTGGCTTATCTTGCTCACTCATTTGGCCAACTATAGACAATGCCAAATTCACTAGTCTAAGgcttcttttcaattttaaggtttcatctcaaattagtagtactaactagtagtagtatctGTGTAAGTTAAGGTTTTAGTGGGCTGCAAGAAATGTACTACTGTGTGTTCTATTTGTGCACGGTGGGGCCCATGTCTGAAGttattaagattttaattacgAGTGTGAATTGAATAGAAGCATGGAATGAAGGTTTTGATTAAGAGTGTGAATTAAATGCAAGCATGGAATGAATGTGAGTTTCGTGTCCTAGACGGCGAAGGACTGTGATTGGTCAAGAAATGGAGTGATGGCATTGGTCATTGAGCTCTGCATTTTCTTTGGGTATGTTATGCctcatattaattttttcattcctTGGGACTTTAAATTCGTCCACTAgtaatttaactaaattatccattattttatacaataattatcaCAAATTGTTTAAAGACATTACATCTCCGTACAATTCGTTTTGTGTAGcaaataaattgtgtaaaatAAGATACTGATTTCTTGAGTTGAGTAAAATTCTCTTGAGAATTATCGTTTTGTAAAATTCTCTTAGCTCATAAACCGCTTCTTCTTCACATCAATAAGCATAAGATTCAAATTATCGTGAGATTAATGAGAAACTatgataactttttttcaattgaaaaGGAGTTACAGACATAGTTCATAGTCAAACAAATACTAGCTAGAAGTATTATCTTAAACTTCACAGCTACTATTATATCGTGGAGTATGTATATTATGTGTAGTGCGTACTTTATGCGTACAAAATATTGAATAGATCAAAGAATGGAAATTAGGCAACGATTCTGATTGtatcaaaatcatgaaatacaAGTACTATATCAGAAGTAATGATATGGAGTGTATATATAAACTATTCAACTGACCCTTTACATGCTACCACATTAACTAACTAAACttggaaataaaattactactccctcggtcccggagtattagactcacttcttttgggcacatgatttaaggaatggatatttaaatagttaaagtggaaagagtaaagtatgagagagggaaaaagtaggagagagaagagagaaaaaagtaggtggagaataaaataagatagatgttttttgctaaaaaaggaaatgagtctaatatgttgggacatcccaaaaaggaaagttggtctaataccttaggacggagggagtactatatttaggTTTTAGCAGTATTGCATCTCTTGAAAAAGAATACCCATTTCATCGCAAATTCTCAATAGCAGCGGTTTGCATtcgtagtagtatttttaaaaattatataggattataaaaatgataatgcgACGATAAAGTTATTAATTTGACCACAATTTTGTGGCCCCGCCTAAATTCGgaatataattgtattattacgaaaaagaaaatagtggCGTAACTATATTTAATCCTACCGTTAGGTTTTTCGGGGCCCAATAATTTGACCGTTGAATAGCAAAAGCGGGAAGAAAATATTTGGCGGGTAAGTGTCACGTGATGTAGTGGGGTCCGCTTATTGATATGTCACATGGTCAAAAGCTGTAACCTTCTGCAATGTTGTCAGACACTGCCCACATTTGGTAAATTGGATACCAAGGTAACTGGGCATCCATTTTTGTTTAGTTAGTCGGGCTTTGGCCCAATATTTGGGCCCACGCCCGGTCTCCCAGCACTCCCCCAGACCCAACCCGCACACATCTCTCCCATGTTACCGATGATCTTAGTAATATAATCTTAATTATTAgaacaaaatgataaatttgtgagtaaattatatttttttagtagaaATCAATTTTCTTGGGATaacaatatcaatatttaaatcataactacatttcaaataaaaatatttaacatttGCTCATTTATGCTCAAGTCTGAAtaaaaatttgaccaaactttgTGAATGTTTCGGCAATTTGCCATTACCTGAAACATATACCGATATACTCTCCCCGGCCAACCGAAAATGGctcactttctttttagtttgtcccagctaaaatgactcattactaaaaatgaaaacctaTTTATCTTTACTTGATTTcgtctcttttaatttattctctccacctaacacacaaaataaaactgtataaaatcatgtgtctgatattatattaatttgtatagATAATTATGCTTTGTTTATATAGttagttatattattttattcgaCAGGTGGTGCCAAGTCCTTGacaatttatatactccatacaATGGgaagtgttatattgctaactcaatacttaattgctaactacaattaaataatagtcattagatatttaaattaagggcctagatcattaGCCCCGGAATGTCAATACgaaaaaaaaacgtcaataagagtattaaggtcaattaacaacaaattagttttaactaacttttgaaaaatatcccaaaacttttaaacgcatataactttctcgattaaaattattttttcgcacaacatatatcaaatcaaagataatttcataaggattctaacgagacctcacttgcatatgtttcgacgtcaaaatttgaaaaaaaaattcaaaattttttaattttttcgtacagcaacaaatgtcaacatgatatatacaatatgtcaatataatacatgaagaatgtcaatataaacaatgtgttaacattttCAAAGCATTGGTTTGatattctcaaagcattgtgttgatattttcgaaacactatattcacattttcatctaaacccctaatttggtagtttttttttatctttttttatttaattaataaaaacgaaaattacacgtgtcaaattgtagaccacaaattttctaaaatcctatggttttaaattagttgtagttagcaattaaatgatgagttaacaattgatcactccccgtACAATTTCTTTCGTATATCGTTTCTTGTTTACGTACATATGTATTTTTCAAATCCTAACTATGCTGAATGTCCAAttctaacaaaaatattatcaattcacaattttatacGCGCGAGTTTTTTTGGGGGGAActatattacaaatttaatttgaatatataaatcCAGTCATTTTGGCAAATTAAACCAATTTAACACacaatttacaaattatttttgaaactaTGTAAACTTGGGGCAAGGGCAAGTAGTGCACGCACATAGTACGCAGTGcttgttttcttcatttacAAATAATCAGAATTAAACGAATATGAAATTAGTGTCGAGATAAAAGGTATGGAGATGGCATTCAAGTGCATCGGTTAGGCATGGAAGGAAAGATTTGGCCTTGAGTGATGATTTGCGCATTTGAACATGCAGAAGTTAGTTGCTTAATAGTGGAATCAAAtggttttaaattaatattagctAATTCAACCTTTTCACATGGGACTAACGAACTGCAGTTCAAATTTATGGCTATTGGAGAAGTCGACGTGCCGCTTATATCTCTGAAGTGAATATCGCTCAGCCTAACGCTTGATTGCTACAAcacatgaaaagaaaagaaaagaaaagcatcacaaaaaatagCTAGGGTTTTGGAACATATCACAtatgataataattttgattattaccTGTGAATTATCCTTGGAGTTGTAATGCTGATCGATTAAAATAGGGTTTTGGACTCCCTCCATCACTAGATGTTCAAAAACAATGTTTGTAGCTTCGATCTTCGGAGAGTCGTGGTAGCTTCTGATTCGTGCTCCATTTTTCGTCTTAACCAGCGTGCAGTTTGTCACTGTGATTCCGTTGACGTTTGTTTCGTCTACGAGTTTCCCCAAGCTCCCAACGCTGCCATTAAATGTGGATCAAGTTTCAATAGATCAGAATCgatacaacaaaaataaggacattttcAGTCAATTAAGGACGTTCctttgtgtttctaaatacATCATCTAGCTACATTTCGAAAAATGTGTTCAATCTTGGtgtcccaattaaaattaaagttgcAAACTAAATGACTTTGTTTTGCCCCCTCaattttgatcatttttaaaaaatttcaacgcAAGTAATTGCATTTAGTTTTGTGTTATAAGAAAAGTTTCATGTAGTGCAATTCTGctaataaaatactaacaaGCTAGGGTTACCTGAGGCCGTGACCAGGGCCACATGTAACCCCGGCCACCAGAACGCTTTGCGTGCCGTAGTCAATGGAAACACAGTCGTCTCCAGTTCCGATGACGGAGTCGGTTATCTTAACATTTGTAGAATTGGTGAGGTGGATTCCGTGGGTGAAGGGGCTGTCACCAGGTGCAGTGATACCCACTTTGCTTATATCTATGTTTTTGCTATCTCTAACCTCTAAATGGAAACCCATGCTGTTTACGAATTTCAAATCACCAACCTTCGCATTTTCCACCGATTTTAACGAGAGAGCCTGTTATTAATGAATAACATTAGTAAAGaggaaaaaatgatactccatgTGCCTTATTTTATGAacagaccaaaatgaaaaaacatgaCTATTGGCTTACGACGGGGAGAAGAGGGAGGTCGCTGTCGGCGCCGTATTTCCAAACGGATTTTCCACGGCCATCGATGGTTCCGGGGCCAGTGAGGAGGAGGCCGTCGACTCTCTCGATCGAGATCCAAGCACCTTGTGAATAGGAGCTGAGATCAGTATTGGCGAGGAGAGTGCCTTGGATTTCAACTATGATGGGCTTTGTAGCGGTGCAAGGACCCGCAAACACAACTTCCGACGCCATGAAATTGCCAGGAGGAATCAAAACCTTTGCCGCTGCACCTGACCGACATGCTGCTACCCATGCTCGTATCAAAGCCTATCAACCAAAGcctttgatttttcaaattaatgcaTGCTTATAAAATAGTATCAATGTCATAGAatgttagtatattttataactCTATTTTATAGGTAAAAAATGCAAGATTCATAGGTAGGAcgatgataaaatattaaatactccccTCAATTTTGGGGtagtgaattaattaattattcaatcgAGTAATTAAGTGCTCGCCGAGTTATCTAATAATCATACAAACCAAACATCTGATTAGGCTAAAATCACCTAATTATCTATCACGGTCCCAATCATATAAACCAAACATTTGATTAAACTTGACCATCTTTAAACTAGGACTAACTATCACTcaaacatttcatttatttgtcaCGCTCCTAATCACACAAATCAAACATGTGATACCTGTAATTGTCAGTTAGATCAGAGTTTTAGTGTGTGTATACATGAATtgatagaaaattaatttcccGAGTATAGCcaacatatttttgtttaaatatatagGAGTTGACACATGTAAGcaaaatgcataaattaattataaggaTGGAAAAGTGACCATTGCATCATCTTCGGTTCCATCACCAACAGCATTAAAGTTTTTAACATCAAAAACTTTGTGGTCGGTAGGTTGGGGCTGGCATCCAACCTCATGCATCATAAGTAGAAGCACGATACATGCACTAATGAAAATCCTGCCTCTTCCATAAGGCATGTTTCGGTAGTTTTctgtttaattattaaaattcttttaATGCTTGTTGCTACAAGAATgccaattatttttatttttttttggacgagTCGATGGGTATTTGTAGATCAACTCCATATTTCACGCCACATCTATCTCTACTTGTTTTAGTGGtcttttattacattttttgtgtttgtgatAAGAATTTGCCTAATTATTAGGGTACTTGATCCACTTATTGAGGACTTATAATTCTCCCattgtttataaaaattatactccattttgcatgtttttctATACATCTAATTATCCTGAGGTGTTAGTGCACTGTGGTCTGTGTACATATGTTGCAGTAAATCTATTTAGtgtaattaaaaagtatattGGGGTGAGAGAGGCTCGAACTCTCGACCTCAGGATATCTCTATAGCTATGAGACCTACGCGCTAGCCAACTGCGCCACCACCCCAATGTTGATTTTCTTCtaaatacaatttaaatatactCTTAGTCTTAATACTCCACTTTACTTCAGAGATATAACATCACTAAGTGATAGCTTCGCGTGGAATATTTTTCAGAGCATGAATGATCTCTGAAAATTGTAATCTACatagtacttataatttatatgGACATGTGTTATGTGTAGTATGATGTCGACTCGTcgacttaaaaaaaaaacaaactactCCTAGTTATTATATTCAATTTCAGATTCGTGTTCAgcaatatatttgtattttatttgaaatgtaTTACATGTACACTTTGACTTATAACTTTATAAGACATTTTACAAAGTGCAAAACAGACTTCTTATTACTTTGAAATTTTGTATGCACTTGCGATATTTTTATAAGTAGTATACGAATACAATACAATTTTACACTGTACACGCTTGTTTAGCACCAAAAAACGAGGTAATATAATATTGTtcgttaatttttatttagtatacACTTAATAATAAACACATGCCTTGTTCAATTAGTATTTTGCCAAtgtcataatttaaaataaaaatagagattttgGATACGTAAACTAAATATAACACGTATGTGATGCATAAgtcttaatttgttttatattaatctgaatatatataaagcaATATCTACAccacacaaataaaaataatatacatactgctatgtatatttattattacccACCCCCTACTTTTaacaactaaaattaaataaaattatgcttGCAAAAGTACTTCTGCAACATAATTCAGCCATAATGCGACCATGTGTCATATACCAGTATATGTATACCTGAATAATTTTTTCgatccatatttttatgtgcatatatatgtatatattcttaaaacagcgtattaattatatttaaagtatatctttttttctgataaattgaaaaaaagctCGAGTTGACAAACAGCGAGCAAAGGTTCAAGATAAGCGGCTAAATGACAACATGCAAAAACCGGAAACAGAAGAGTATAAAGTATACCTAATCAATTAGAAAAGAAATAGTATGAAGACAATGCGAGATATAGAAAATTCTTCATGAGCATACAGAATGCATTTTCCTACTAGAGGAGGTATATCCTTTGGCGGACTGAAATTGGGAGAATATAATTCAACCTCACTTTGTATTATTCTTAGTAATGCTTTTCAACAAGATATGAAATAAGGAATATACCCTAGTGTTAAATGTTGAACGCacactttttgttttttcctcTTCCACTTTTTAAACCATAATTAAATGTTAGtagataattatatatagttcTGGGGTATTGTTTTTGTGCATAGAAAATCAGAAGTATAAGAATGAATTTATCGCATGTAAAAGTAATTTGTCACGCGTACATGACTACATTAATTTAGTACATTTAAATCTAATCACGGTGGTTGTGactactagtatatatgcACAGTGGCGACGCAAGATTTTAATATTGGGAGTCAAAATTAACGTAAACAATTGTTGCGTATTTTGAGTATCAATAACGCCAGAAACAATCACGACATGAacaatacaaataattatgtgagataaataaattgaaaatgagcAATATAAGATGACAGTGTCAATGTCGAAATAATTGaggaatatatttttaaacaaaaagcataaccttaaaattaaattttctaatatgatatatatgcatattaatgtaactaaataattatttttattcttagattataaaaatagtacttaTGTGATGTTACAATAACAAAGTTtgcacaaataaaataataaacaaaaagtaTATAGAATTActagtgaaaaaatataaatgaattaactATAATAGGTGggacaaataaattaattatttgacaaataaaaaaccatgaattaatttattgataaataaatttatttagttgttTTGCTTTCAAAAATTCGATTCAAGAACCTATGACGTCTAGGTTCCTTGGTCAATTGGTAGACCAACTGAGCTATAAATTAATGTGACAACTGTTGTAAGAAtgtatatggagtatataaaacaCGAAAATCAACGGGGATTCCAAGGCCCCCCCATGCTCCTTAATTAGTGGGTCCGCCTTTGCATATGCATATAAGTATATTAACAGTTAAAAGTGAGTTTATACGTAGTTTAATTTTAAGGTTTTTTTATAGCAGCATTAGTTTTCATGACATTCAAGTCAAAACAGTAACTTTTTTACATGCTTTTTCATCACACTTCTCTTCAATTAATCTTTACTTAGCAAAACAAACAACACATTTGATTTGACCATAACATGATTTTATTATCAACCAGCAAAACCAACCAACCACTACAAATCAATCAAcctttgaatataaatatcatcCACAGTttaatcaaaagtcaaaattaatCAAGCTCTCAATAACAAGAActaaactcaaaattaatcaagCTCTCAAGAACAAGaattaaactcaaaattaatcaagCTCTCAAGAACAAGAATCGCCTTTATCCATCTAAACATGTGAACCCGAATTTAAAGAAAACCAAAcacaattttagtttttatttatttatttttaaatatcatgaAAATGTGCGAATTCCACGAAGGTGATGGGCAGAAGATCCATACAAAAACCCAACAACCTATTTAAGTGCAGTAATAAAGAATGAATGTTAAATTAGGTATAGATGTTGGTTGGCCTTGTAAGACACCATATTGAAACACATATCAtcagagaagaagaaagaagatggTCACTTATCATTTCagcaatatttaattttgactCTACATGTCCACTCTAACAAACACAGAAAGCACCAAATGTTGCTGCTTTCTTTAAGAGACACCTCCACTAAAGTCACCATAGTACTATATCATAACACTAGTACCACTATATCGAAATACAAtcttaaattcaataattgacCCCAAATTTGAaggcaaaaaatgaaaatacaaaagtaaaaaaacatCATTGATTAGTCAATTATAAAAacctgaaaaaaaattaatagaagaaaatctaaattaaatataatctgAAGTGATAATAATATGAAGCATAAATATTACCCTCTTCTTTCTTGAAAAGTATTTAACATTAAATTcaacacgaattttaatgtataactgataaagtagagaaatcgAGATAGAGGGGTAGtgtaagtagtgttagtgaatAGTAGACTCCACGCTATTAATAATGTAGTGTAATAATATAAGCGGTtgataaaataacatttatttaactatttcaaaattaaaaagtctatagtaattttcaaaaataaattaataagaaaatagtttatattttttaaaacaaaagttATAAACATTAGAGTCTTAGATGTACCTCattaatgattatttgaaTCTTAGCGGATCTTGCGCTCACATAGGGTTATTATTTGGTTTGCggaatttaatttagtttgaaatttaattataaagtgaaatgataaataatgagGAGAAAAATCCAACtggagaaaataaattgaagacAAATATCTTTATGATACGGCATTTGTGTGGCCTCGACTAAATCTCCATTCTATCCCTCTCTCTCCCCTTCGCAATTTTTCTCGCTTGATTATCTCACTATTTGTTATACTACTACCTTATTTCCATCTAATTCCTCTCCAACTCTATCTTAAATTCGATAATTTGCTAGGTTTTTGGAAGGGAAATCATATTTGTGTTTTTGGTGTGCTGATGAAAACTCAGTTTATGTGTTCTATTAATTCAGCTTTCATGGTTTCTCTCAAGGAATTGTGGTCGGCTTTCTGTTTCAATGCCTAGTTTCATCGTCGATGCTTCGGATTAGATATGATGTCGCCTTCGTCAATGTCAGgtattttcttgattattgGGTTATTTTTATGCTGGTTTTGGTGAAAGGTGGTGTTGTTTTACTGTAGGTGACTGAGTTATGGTTTGTTTAGTGGTGGATTATGTGTTTTCTGCTTTAATTGGATGTTTTGGTATCGTTTCTTTTGAGTGGGGAGGTGCGCTGTGTGGAAAGATTGTTCTTCACTTGAGTTGATTAGTTCAGGCAGTGGATTTTATTTGAAGTATGGATGATATGTTcggaatttaatttggttgaATGAATTTATGTGATTATTCTGAT
This window contains:
- the LOC125203478 gene encoding endoglucanase 17-like, which gives rise to MASFPSLFLLLSLALLLSSHCNAKRGTSSHHRHPRSASHNYRDALTKSLIFFEGQRSGKLPPNQRITWRKDSGLSDGAAMHVDLVGGYYDAGDNVKFGFPMAFTTTMLSWSVIEFGGLMKGELQHAKEAIKWATDYLLKATVHPDTIYVQVGDAGKDHACWERPEDMDTPRSVVKIDKNTPGTEVAAETAAALAAASLVFRRSDPNYSKVLARRAIRVFEFADKHRGAYSNGLRRYVCPYYCDFSGFQDELLWGAAWLHRATRNPTYLSYIKANGQTLGADETDNTFGWDNKHVGARILISKAYLVQNVQPLHDYKSHADNFICSLLPGTPYSSAQYTRGGLLFKMNDSNMQYVTSTSFLLVTYAKYLTTSHRVVNCGGATVTPKRLRAFAKKQVDYLLGDNPMKMSFMVGYGSRYPMRIHHRGSSLPSVNVHPSKIQCSSGFSVMSSQSPNPNILTGAVVGGPDQNDRFPDQRDDYEQSEPATYINAPLVGALAYLAHSFGQL
- the LOC125203633 gene encoding exopolygalacturonase clone GBGE184-like; protein product: MPYGRGRIFISACIVLLLMMHEVGCQPQPTDHKVFDVKNFNAVGDGTEDDAMALIRAWVAACRSGAAAKVLIPPGNFMASEVVFAGPCTATKPIIVEIQGTLLANTDLSSYSQGAWISIERVDGLLLTGPGTIDGRGKSVWKYGADSDLPLLPVALSLKSVENAKVGDLKFVNSMGFHLEVRDSKNIDISKVGITAPGDSPFTHGIHLTNSTNVKITDSVIGTGDDCVSIDYGTQSVLVAGVTCGPGHGLSVGSLGKLVDETNVNGITVTNCTLVKTKNGARIRSYHDSPKIEATNIVFEHLVMEGVQNPILIDQHYNSKDNSQQSSVRLSDIHFRDISGTSTSPIAINLNCSSLVPCEKVELANINLKPFDSTIKQLTSACSNAQIITQGQIFPSMPNRCT